In Ruminiclostridium josui JCM 17888, the genomic window GTTGCATCAGTATTTTTGTTAATTGCATAAATTGTGTTGCATAATATAAGGATATACTACCATTTTTTGATTAACTATGCAATACAATTTATATTGTGTTGTATTAGATGTCTTTATAGAATTGGAGGTACAAATCCTCATGTACAGAGCACACGCCTGAAATTTCTAAAAAAAAGACTCATACATGTTTATTAAAAAGTTTACTTTTTCGAAATAGAAATGTTGTAATAAGAAAATAAATAAAAGTTATAGACATGACTATAACAGAAACTAATATTTTTATCGTAATAGAGTAAAAATCCAGGAAATTGAGCGATAGTATGAATCCACCGACAAGTACAAATGCAATAGATATTACTTTTATTTTTTGATTGGACACAAATATATAAATAATATGTGTAAGCAACCATAACGAAATGAAATACGAAGGTAAAAAAAGTGCTATGGCAGTAAAATCAGTAAATAAAGGATTTGCCATATCATCAGTATGGTAGTATGGTTTAAACTCTATCATTCCTGTAATTGATAGAGCCAATGTAATTATTGTCCAAATCAAATAAATCATATATCTTCCTCGCTTATTCACGTAGTATAAAAAGTAACATGGTTTTGAACCATGTTACTTTTTATACTTAACTTAATAATTTTAATAATAAGCTTGCAAATTCCACAAATTTCTTTTCTGTGTATCTCCAACTGAACTTTCACTTTTTATAATAGCACCATCTGCAATTGCTTTGTCAAAAGCACCCTTATAGTTACTAGCACTAAAATTAAAAGTGTAATATCTGCCTTCAAAGTTGTTAGTTAAATCCATGATATTACTTGCATCCATGAAACCACTAAAGAAACTGTAACCTGCTTTACAATATCTAACTATTGTCTCTTTCATAATAGGAATGTAATTAACAGTATCTGAAAAAGCCCATACTGAAGAATTTTCACTAGAATACCCGTCACTTATATAGCTTTGATATTGAGAATCATAATAGTTTGTCATCGGTTCTAGTAAAAGTAATCCCCATTCATGATTAACAGTTCCTATGTAGGTAGGGTTCATTCCGAGAGAACTATTAAAAGTAGATATAAAATTCCATGTAAAATGTCTATATGCATCTTGAAGCATAACATCATTTGGATATTGAGATGCTGCAATACTTCTAGCACTATTGGCAGTTGTTATACCCAAAGCATATATTTGAGATGCAGTCATCCCTTCATCATCATCTAAAATCCCCTCAATAAAGTTTCCTTCTCTTAATTTCGCTTTATTTGAATCATATGAAGATGAGGCAGCTGCTGTGTTAAATGATGGCTGAGGATCGGAAATATTTTTATTACTTGTATTAAAAATAGATTCAATCCTTGATGCTTTCTCTAAAGCCGCCTTTCTCTCAGATTCAGTTGATTTGTGGCTTTTTCGATAGTTTTCTTGAATATCACTGATTTTTTTGTTTATTTCATCTTTGCTTAAAGGCTTTTCATATGAAAAGTTTTGTGAACTAATGGAAATTTGATTTTGATGCATTTTAATAATATCCGATTCTCTGTCAGCAGCAAATGTTACTGTTGATAAAAAACTAAATATGAGAGTTACCGTAAGTAATGCAGATATCTTTTTTTTCATATAAAAATTTTCTCCTTGCTTGATTGTAAATTAAATTTCTCAACTAGTTAAGTTATTAACATGATACCATAATTGTAAATAACTGTAAATAAAATTGACTATATTTATTCAATTATGTTGTATTACCTTTATAGTGATAGTAGATTTTATAGTAAAGTGGTTTTGATCATACTATATTTTTAAAATGGAAGCTTACTTGCCAGTGATAACAAGATGCTACACAAGAAACTCACTTCTTAACTTACAAAAATAAAATGATTTTCTATATAGATACCCTTAGCGTACGATTTTTGCAAAAATCTGCCTATACCCCATTAATTGTATCGGTGTCTCAGGCGTCCGTCAACAGCAAAGGAAATAAATAGTTAAATGTGAGATGGGTTTGCTTGGACATTTGACTATAGATGAGGAGTGGAATATGTACGCCAATTGTACAGCAGTGAAATAAATTTTGTGTTCTATGTATAAAGAGAACTGCATTCGGCGGTTCACATGGATAATGGCAATATGCCAGGCACAAATAGCTGCTGATAATACCGGAGCGGAGCCAAGAGGTTAAACCCTGCGAGGAAATTATAATTAAAGTTTGAATTGGCGAAAAAGATAATTTAATTTATGTGTTTTCACAATAGACCATGCACTGGAATGCAGTTTCCATATGCCAGTGCGTGGATGTGCTGTGAAAATGAATTAACCATTTATTTACTTTTGAATAGAATGTATTGGGGGTTGATAGTATGACAATTAAAAATAACAGGATTGAACTTACTTCAGAAGAAAGTAACATATTTACCCGCCAGTTTAAAATAGGAATAATCAAGCAGCTGTATAAAGAGAAGCTGCTGACTGGTGAGCAATATGATCAGGTGATTAAAGCAATTAATAGCTAGTGATTCCTACAAACGGCCTGCTTGTAATTAAAAGTAGGCTCTTATTTTATATAATCAGAGGTAAATGTATGAAAGTAAAAGTTGGTGCTTACTGCAGAGTTTCAACGGAAAAGGATGATCAGGTAAATTCACTTCAGAGCCAAAAAAAATATTTTGAAGAATATATAAGGAATAGACCTGACTGGGAATTTGTTGACATTTATGCTGATGAGGGAATTAGTGGGACCCAGGCCGAGAACAGAATGGAATTTCAGAGGATGATCTCTGATGCTAAATACAAAAGGTTGGATTTGATATTAACAAAAGAGATTTCAAGATTTGCAAGGAATACAAAGATTAGTATTGATTATACACGTATGCTTAAAGAGCTTGGAGTAGGTGTCATCTTTATTAATGATAATATTAATACTCTTGACGGAGATGGTGAATTAAGGCTTACTATCATGTCAGCTATTGCCCAGGATGAAAGTAGAAAAACATCCGAAAGGGTAAAGTGGGGACAAAAAAGAAGGATGGAGCAGGGTGTTGTTTTTGGAAGAGAGCTATTTGGATACAACTTATATAAAGGCGTTTTAACTGTTAATGAGGAAGAAGCTGAAATAGTAAGATTAATTTTTCACAAGTATACCATCGAAGGAAAAGGTACTCATGTAATTGCTAGAGAGCTATATGAAGACAATATACAATCAAAAAGATATAAAAACAGGTGGTCAAATACCGTAATTTTGAGACTTCTGAAAAATGAAAAATATGTTGGAGATCTGGCCCAAAAAAAGACCATAACTCCAAATTACTTAAATCATAAAAAGAAATACAACAGGGGAGAAGAAGAGATTATTTATATAAAAAACCATCATACACCTATCATATCAAGGGAATTATGGGATGCAACACAAGAACAGATTAGTCAACGATCAGCATCAAAGGAGCAAAAAAGCAAATACAGCAATAAATATTGGTGCTCGGGAAAGCTAATTTGTGGCGAATGTGGAAGTAAATTTGTGGGGAGAAGCAAAAAACTAAAAAACGGGGAAGTTTACAAGGCTTGGAGATGTAATCAGGCTAAAAGTTATGGCAGTCTCAAGATTGATGTAAATGGAAATCAGGTTGGTTGCAACAATAAGAGCATTAATCACATAGTGCTGAGTAAAATAGTAAAAACAGTTTTGTACTCAATAAATTCAAATAAAGAAAAAATAATATCCGAGTTGGTATCGGAAATTAAGAAATTGAACAAGTTGACTGATATAAAGAGTACGGATTCATTTACAAGAAAAATAGAAGACCTGAACCGTAAAAAGCAGGAAGTAATTAACCTAATGATTGAAGGAAGCATATCTAAGGATGATATGGTTTTAATGAATAAAAGGTATGACTTTGAGATAAATAAAGCTAAAACGGAGATTAAAAATATTGAAGAAATCAATCTTATAAATAGCAGGAATGCAGATAAGCTACAGCTATATATAGACAGGATAAATTCTCTGGTTAACCGGATTGAAGAAAAAGATTCAGAGGAAGTATTTAAGCTGACAGTAAAAAAGGTTATCTTATATAAAAATAACATTATGGAATTATACTTAACATGTATGCCTGAGCCAATAAAACTAAAGTATAAAAGCAAAGGTAAAAATGGTAACTATAGTGTTGAATACAGCTTTATAGACAATTGATTTAAGATGTACCCTACTGATACAGATACACCTATATCTGTGAGGGTACCCTTTGCTTGCTCATAGGGCATTGTATATCTCTGATTCAGGTAACGTAGAGATGCAGCAAGTTCTCCATCAGGCCCGCCGGATTTCAAGTTTTTACAAATTCGCCCTTTAAACACAATCATGCAAAAATGAAGAAATTTTAACAATATATTACTTTAATTTATGATATAATTTAAGTTAATATAGTAAAAATATGTTAAAAAACAGATTTAAATTATCATTTGAACATTAGGGCGAAAATTAAAAAAGAAAGGAGGATATAGAAATTATAATTTGCCCGAGTGGAATCGAATGAGTAAAAAAAATATAAAAGGAGACTTAAGTTAAATGGCGAAAGTAACAAAAATGAGAAAGGTTGGAGCATTGGTTGTTGGATCTGCATTGCTTTTTACAACTATGATTCCTGCAAGCATCTCTTCAGTAGCTGCAAGCGAAGCAATAAATGTAAGTATAGACACAAATGCTGAGAGAGCTGCAATAAGCCCTTATATTTATGGAGGTAACTGGGAATTCAATAATGCAAAGTTGACTTCAAAAAGATTAGGTGGTAACAGAACAACAGGTTACAACTGGGAAAACAATTACTCCAACGCAGGTAGTGACTGGCAGCATTCTAGCGACACTTATTTGCTGACAAGCAACAATATCCCTGAAGAAAAATGGGATGAACCGGGCGTAGTTATAACAGATTTCCAAGACAAAAATATTGCAGCAGGCGAAGAGTATTCATTAGTAACTTTGCAGGCAGCTGGATATGTATCTGCAGATGCGAATGGAACTGTAACAGAAGAAGAAGTAGCACCGTCAGAAAGATGGAAAGAGGTAAAATTCAAAAAAGATGGACCTTTATCTCTTACTCCGGATACAACTGACAACTACGTATACATGGATGAGTTGGTAAACTTCCTTGTTAATAAATATGGAACTGCCTCTACACCAACAGGTATAAAAGGATATGCTATTGACAATGAGCCGGCTCTATGGCCAAGTACACACCCAAGAATTCATCCTGAACAGCCAACCTGTGCAGAGATTGTAGACAAGAATATAAACCTTGCAAAAGCAGTAAAGGGCGTGGACCCAAGTGCAGAAACATTTGGTCTTGTAGCATATGGATTTGCTGAATATAACGAATTTCAGTCTGCACCAGATTGGGCAGGTTTAAAGGGCGATTACACATGGTTCCTTGATTATTATCTGGACAGCATGAAAAAGGCTTCAACTGAAGCAGGAACACGTTTGATAGATGTTCTTGATTTGCACTGGTATCCTGAAGCAAAGGGTGGAGGACAAAGAATATGCTTTGGAGAAGACCCAACAAATATATTATGTAACAAAGCACGTCTACAGGCAGCTAGAACATTATGGGATCCTACATATACAGAAGACAGCTGGATAGCACAGTGGTGCAGCTTTGGACTTCCTTTGATTCCAAAGGTACAGGAATCCATAGATAAATACAACTCTGGAACAAAGCTTGCTTTCACAGAATATTCATATGGTGCTGATAACCACATAACTGGTGGTATAGCTGAAGCCGACGTATTGGGTGTATTCGGTAAATACGGTGTTTATCTTGCAACTGTTTGGGGTGGCGGAAGCTACACAGCAGCAGGTATAAACATGTATACAAACTACGACGGTAACGGTTCAAAATATGGAGACATAAAGGTAAAAGCAGAAACTTCTGATATAGAAAATACTTCTGTATATGCTTCAGTTGATTCAAAAGACGATTCAAAATTACATGTTATACTAATTAACAAAAATTATGATAGTCCAATGACAGTAAACTTTGATATAAACAGCGACAAGCAGTATACATCAGGAAGAGTATGGTCATTTGACAGAAGTAGTGCAAATATAACAGAAAAAGCTCCTATAGATGCTATAAACGCTAACAAATTAACTTACACAATACCTGCATTAACCGTATGCCACATAGTGCTTGATTCAAATACTCCTTCTTTACTGTACGGTGATGCAAATGACGATGGAACTGTTGATGCTATAGACTATGCATTATTTAAGAAATTTTTATTGAACGCTGAATCAAATTATGATAAAAAATATGATTTAAATCTTGATAACTCTGTTGACGCAGTAGATTTCGGAATATTAAGACAATACTTGCTTGGAAAAATATCTAGCTTACCACTCAAAAATATAACAGAAAACAAACCACCGGTGGCTGCCTTTACAGTATCACCAAAAGCAGCATTTACTGGAGATAACATAAATTTTGATGCAACTGCTTCATCTGACCCTGACGGAAATGTTCATATTTATTCTTGGGATTTCGGTGACGGAACAGAAGGTACTGGCGCTAAAATTATCCACAAGTACAAAGCTCCAGGAACATATACAATAAAATTGACAGTTTTTGATGAACAAGGCTTGTCAAATTCAGTAACGGATACAGTTGCTATAGAATCAGCTACAGGTGATAATGCTGATATTAATTTTGAAGATGGAGAATTAAACGGATTTACAACAAATGAACCTACAACAACAAAATTATCAGTTACCTCTGAAAAGGCTTTCCAAGGAAATAAGTCACTTAAATGGGAAGCTGTAGGTTCAAAAGACGGTAAAGTAGACGCTGAAATAAACAGCAGCGTACATGTTCTAAAACCAGGAGAATCAATGACATTCAGAATTTGGATTCCTGAAGGAGCTCCAATAAAATCAATTCAGCCATACTATATGCCACATAATCCTGATTGGACAGCAGTAGAATGGAATTCTTCATGGAAGAGCTACGACATGATAAAGAAGGGTGACTGGAATGAATTTACAGTAACACTTCCTCTTACTACAGATACTACCTTAACCCAGGCCCAGTTTGGTATACAGGTTGAAACATCTGGAGAAGGCAACTTTACAATGTATGTAGATTCAATAGATTGGTAATATAGTAATAAATTAACAAATGCTCCAAAGGGTTATTACCCTTGGGAGCATTTGTTTTACTAAGAAGCAAATCACCAAAAGTATTTCTCCCCCATATAATAGATTTGGGGTGGGTTTATGACTAAAAATGAAGTGATTGATGAAGTTATTGAAATTCTTATAAAAAGAGCCTTAGAAGAAAAAACGCTAAATTCAAGGGGTGAAAAAGAAAATGGAGTATATTCCTCCTTTGGTTATTGCAAATAAGTTCGAAGAGTATAATGATATCAGAAATTCTATAGGAGAAGTTGGCTTGGAGGTAGGAGGATACATACGAATATCTACAAAAAAGGACAGTCAGATATCTTCAATTGAAAATCAAAAAAAATATATATCAGAATGGGCAAGTGTTAATGGTTATAAAATAATTGATTTTTACATAGACATGAAGACCGGTGCATACAGTTACCTAAGACAGGAAATGGTGAGGATGAAAAACGATATTTCATCAGGAAAAATAAAAGGCATTGTATCAAAGGAAATATCCAGAACCTCCCGTGATATACTTGACATAATTGAACTTAAAAGGAGCCTTGCAAATCAAGGAGCTTTTTTTATTTCTATAAAAGAAGGCTATGACAGCAGGACTGACGATGATGAGTTTCTTCTAGTAATACATGCAGGACTTGCACAAAAAGAGAGAAAAGTAACTGGTTCAAGAGTTAAAATAACTCAGATGATAAAGGCACGGGAAGGAAAAACCAATGTACCAACGCCTGCTTTCGGATACATGTTGTCTCCTGACGGTCAGCACCTTGTAATAAATCCTGAAACAGCAGAAGTGTACAAAATGATAGTGGATAAATTTCTTGAAGGCTGGGGAAGGCTTAAAATATGCAAATATCTTAACTCACAAGGAATTAGGACAAACAGGGGAAATGTCAATTGGAGTACCAATTCCATATATGCCATTCTGACAAACCCTGTATACCTAGGTATAACCATATACAATGTAACTTTGACAGTACGTGATGATACAGGTAAGGCAAAACGAATGGTAAGACCACGTGAACAATGGATAGTACGGGAAAATACCCACCAACCGCTTATTACAAAAGAAAAATTCGATAGAATTCAGCAGTTGATTCAGGATAAAAAGCAAAATGAAGTAAAAGAATGGAGCTGCACGAAAAAATACCTTTTATCAGGACTGGTATACTGCAAGTCATGCGGCAGTAAATTATATGGAGGAAGGTTCCCAAAAAAGGAGGCAAAGTTAAAAAATAAGTCAGAAAGAACAAGAGAGGATTACTATTACTATTACTTTGACAGAAAAACCTCCGGTGTTTGCAAGAACAGAAAGGCAAATTATCACATGGATATTGTTGAAAGAAAGGTAATTGAAAAGGTAAAAGATATTCTTTTATCCTATGACAAACTGGAGGAAATAATTAATAGTAAGAAATTCCTTTACGATACAAGATTTAATAAAGAGAAAATGGATTACCAACGACTTAAAGACAAGCTTCAAGCTGTTGAAAACGCAATGAGAAGAGAACAAATAGCTTACGAAGAAGAAGTAATTACCATAGAGGAATATAAAACACGGTTAGATGAGCTTCGCCTTCAGAAACTTTCTTTATTAAATAAACTTGAAATAATAAAATCCATACCTGCCGAAACAAGTTATTTGGAGCTAGTAAAAAAGATAAAAGAAATAATAGTAAATTTACATAATGAAGATTCTGAATTTCAGTATGAAATAATACGTAAATTAATAAGCAAAATATATATTAATGATAATTATTCTCTTGAGTTTGAATATACTTTTAATTTATAAAAACTAGAAATCCGGGCCGCCAAGCTGAGTTATTATAGCTTTAGCAAGAGCCGCATTTGGTCTGGTT contains:
- a CDS encoding recombinase family protein, with the protein product MKVKVGAYCRVSTEKDDQVNSLQSQKKYFEEYIRNRPDWEFVDIYADEGISGTQAENRMEFQRMISDAKYKRLDLILTKEISRFARNTKISIDYTRMLKELGVGVIFINDNINTLDGDGELRLTIMSAIAQDESRKTSERVKWGQKRRMEQGVVFGRELFGYNLYKGVLTVNEEEAEIVRLIFHKYTIEGKGTHVIARELYEDNIQSKRYKNRWSNTVILRLLKNEKYVGDLAQKKTITPNYLNHKKKYNRGEEEIIYIKNHHTPIISRELWDATQEQISQRSASKEQKSKYSNKYWCSGKLICGECGSKFVGRSKKLKNGEVYKAWRCNQAKSYGSLKIDVNGNQVGCNNKSINHIVLSKIVKTVLYSINSNKEKIISELVSEIKKLNKLTDIKSTDSFTRKIEDLNRKKQEVINLMIEGSISKDDMVLMNKRYDFEINKAKTEIKNIEEINLINSRNADKLQLYIDRINSLVNRIEEKDSEEVFKLTVKKVILYKNNIMELYLTCMPEPIKLKYKSKGKNGNYSVEYSFIDN
- a CDS encoding glycoside hydrolase family 44 protein, with translation MAKVTKMRKVGALVVGSALLFTTMIPASISSVAASEAINVSIDTNAERAAISPYIYGGNWEFNNAKLTSKRLGGNRTTGYNWENNYSNAGSDWQHSSDTYLLTSNNIPEEKWDEPGVVITDFQDKNIAAGEEYSLVTLQAAGYVSADANGTVTEEEVAPSERWKEVKFKKDGPLSLTPDTTDNYVYMDELVNFLVNKYGTASTPTGIKGYAIDNEPALWPSTHPRIHPEQPTCAEIVDKNINLAKAVKGVDPSAETFGLVAYGFAEYNEFQSAPDWAGLKGDYTWFLDYYLDSMKKASTEAGTRLIDVLDLHWYPEAKGGGQRICFGEDPTNILCNKARLQAARTLWDPTYTEDSWIAQWCSFGLPLIPKVQESIDKYNSGTKLAFTEYSYGADNHITGGIAEADVLGVFGKYGVYLATVWGGGSYTAAGINMYTNYDGNGSKYGDIKVKAETSDIENTSVYASVDSKDDSKLHVILINKNYDSPMTVNFDINSDKQYTSGRVWSFDRSSANITEKAPIDAINANKLTYTIPALTVCHIVLDSNTPSLLYGDANDDGTVDAIDYALFKKFLLNAESNYDKKYDLNLDNSVDAVDFGILRQYLLGKISSLPLKNITENKPPVAAFTVSPKAAFTGDNINFDATASSDPDGNVHIYSWDFGDGTEGTGAKIIHKYKAPGTYTIKLTVFDEQGLSNSVTDTVAIESATGDNADINFEDGELNGFTTNEPTTTKLSVTSEKAFQGNKSLKWEAVGSKDGKVDAEINSSVHVLKPGESMTFRIWIPEGAPIKSIQPYYMPHNPDWTAVEWNSSWKSYDMIKKGDWNEFTVTLPLTTDTTLTQAQFGIQVETSGEGNFTMYVDSIDW
- a CDS encoding recombinase family protein, with the translated sequence MEYIPPLVIANKFEEYNDIRNSIGEVGLEVGGYIRISTKKDSQISSIENQKKYISEWASVNGYKIIDFYIDMKTGAYSYLRQEMVRMKNDISSGKIKGIVSKEISRTSRDILDIIELKRSLANQGAFFISIKEGYDSRTDDDEFLLVIHAGLAQKERKVTGSRVKITQMIKAREGKTNVPTPAFGYMLSPDGQHLVINPETAEVYKMIVDKFLEGWGRLKICKYLNSQGIRTNRGNVNWSTNSIYAILTNPVYLGITIYNVTLTVRDDTGKAKRMVRPREQWIVRENTHQPLITKEKFDRIQQLIQDKKQNEVKEWSCTKKYLLSGLVYCKSCGSKLYGGRFPKKEAKLKNKSERTREDYYYYYFDRKTSGVCKNRKANYHMDIVERKVIEKVKDILLSYDKLEEIINSKKFLYDTRFNKEKMDYQRLKDKLQAVENAMRREQIAYEEEVITIEEYKTRLDELRLQKLSLLNKLEIIKSIPAETSYLELVKKIKEIIVNLHNEDSEFQYEIIRKLISKIYINDNYSLEFEYTFNL